The following proteins are encoded in a genomic region of Cellulomonas sp. ES6:
- a CDS encoding GNAT family N-acetyltransferase yields MTADVGAPATLPAPWADDPFLLDDRPLWSPERVVARDGALLLVQRAVAASGAPGTRTSLIVLGPAGPASDLLRDHDDATHAVAWVDTAALGMLRPAEVARLGLLPARTGWEWMVTEQAPPAVTGEVAVRELDPVADADAIRACLAAANPTTDADPAGPGERWWGSGAPDGTLAGVIGSGPRAGRGGRRAGEPGSAGSAHLHGLGVRPGDRGRGLGAALTAAATRALLADGADWVSLGMWDDNDGARRIYHRLGLRTVHRMTTLRHP; encoded by the coding sequence GTGACGGCGGACGTCGGGGCCCCTGCGACGCTCCCGGCGCCTTGGGCCGACGACCCGTTCCTGCTCGACGACCGACCCCTGTGGTCGCCCGAGCGCGTGGTCGCGCGTGACGGCGCGCTGCTCCTCGTGCAGCGCGCCGTCGCGGCGTCCGGCGCACCGGGGACGCGCACGAGCCTGATCGTGCTCGGGCCGGCCGGCCCGGCGTCGGACCTGCTGCGCGACCACGATGACGCCACGCACGCCGTCGCGTGGGTCGACACGGCGGCGCTCGGGATGCTGCGACCCGCCGAGGTGGCCCGGCTCGGCCTGCTCCCCGCACGCACGGGCTGGGAGTGGATGGTCACGGAGCAGGCGCCCCCGGCCGTCACCGGGGAGGTGGCGGTGCGCGAGCTCGACCCCGTCGCCGACGCGGACGCGATCCGCGCGTGCCTCGCGGCCGCGAACCCGACCACGGACGCTGACCCGGCGGGCCCGGGCGAACGGTGGTGGGGGAGCGGTGCCCCCGACGGCACGCTGGCGGGCGTCATCGGGTCCGGACCGCGCGCGGGTCGCGGTGGCCGGCGCGCCGGTGAGCCCGGATCCGCCGGGTCCGCCCATCTGCACGGCCTGGGTGTCCGCCCCGGCGACCGCGGGCGCGGCCTCGGTGCTGCCCTGACCGCCGCCGCGACGCGCGCGCTGCTCGCCGACGGCGCGGACTGGGTGTCCCTGGGTATGTGGGACGACAACGACGGCGCCCGGCGCATCTACCACCGCCTCGGCCTGCGTACGGTCCACCGCATGACCACCCTCCGCCACCCCTGA
- a CDS encoding peptidoglycan-binding domain-containing protein, with protein MALVLAAPLVIGGGLALLALARSPLQSDVPAAPLVGQVQPVARPASETVTATWVAPVERVVAAQSEGTVTGLAIEPGRPIAAGDVVVRVDGLPVIAFAAPAPLYRDVVEGMEGDDVRSVQAVLVDRGLLDRVDGLAGPATADAIERWNASYGLPHGRTFARSSVIWIPEGATVPVDVSIEVGDLLQPPTPIYRAVLDPERVDVDIEGDPARRTVSLADATVPLPPGQSAISDPEDVAAIRVVMADQDTAAVVVTTAGSHEVGGVPASAVLTDDAGNACVLTDLDGGSVRIDPLGGSLGMVEVDARLIGTPLVINPREAGVGETCG; from the coding sequence GTGGCTCTCGTCCTCGCTGCGCCGCTCGTGATCGGTGGTGGGCTCGCGCTCCTCGCGCTGGCTCGCTCGCCGCTGCAGTCGGACGTGCCCGCCGCGCCGCTCGTCGGCCAGGTGCAGCCGGTGGCGCGTCCGGCGTCCGAGACCGTCACGGCGACGTGGGTCGCGCCCGTGGAGCGGGTCGTCGCCGCGCAGTCGGAGGGAACGGTGACAGGCTTGGCGATCGAGCCCGGCCGGCCGATCGCGGCCGGCGACGTGGTGGTGCGCGTCGACGGGCTTCCCGTGATCGCGTTCGCTGCCCCGGCACCGCTCTATCGGGACGTCGTCGAGGGGATGGAGGGCGACGACGTGCGGTCGGTGCAGGCGGTCCTCGTGGACCGCGGGCTGCTCGACCGGGTGGATGGGCTGGCAGGCCCGGCGACGGCCGACGCGATCGAGCGCTGGAACGCGTCGTACGGTCTGCCCCACGGGCGCACGTTCGCGCGGTCCTCCGTCATCTGGATCCCGGAGGGCGCGACCGTGCCCGTGGACGTCTCGATCGAGGTCGGCGACCTGCTGCAGCCTCCGACGCCGATCTACCGGGCTGTCCTGGACCCGGAGCGGGTCGACGTCGACATCGAGGGGGATCCGGCCCGACGGACGGTCTCGCTCGCAGACGCGACCGTCCCCCTGCCTCCCGGGCAGTCCGCGATCTCGGACCCGGAGGACGTCGCAGCGATCCGCGTCGTGATGGCAGATCAGGACACGGCTGCTGTGGTGGTGACGACAGCCGGGTCACACGAGGTCGGCGGGGTCCCCGCCTCGGCCGTCCTCACGGACGACGCCGGCAACGCGTGCGTGCTCACCGACCTCGACGGCGGGTCGGTGCGCATCGACCCCCTGGGCGGGTCGCTCGGCATGGTGGAGGTGGATGCCCGGCTGATCGGGACCCCGCTCGTCATCAACCCTCGTGAGGCGGGTGTGGGGGAGACGTGCGGCTGA
- a CDS encoding ATP-binding cassette domain-containing protein, with amino-acid sequence MLAGTTCSLEDGETLAVVGPSGSGKTTFVSILGGLLAPAGGTVAWRDSGGVRDPREVTTWVLQTVSLLPERSVLDNVMLGAFLDGAGRAEARGLAGEALDSMGLANRADDRASVLSGGEAQRVAIARALASARPVLLADEPTGQLDSRTTDLVLDAMFAVAARTIVLVTHDERAARRCDRVLRLDGRRPSPPPAS; translated from the coding sequence GTGCTGGCAGGGACCACGTGCAGCCTCGAGGACGGCGAGACGTTGGCAGTCGTCGGACCGTCCGGGTCGGGGAAGACCACCTTCGTGTCCATCCTGGGTGGGTTGCTCGCGCCAGCAGGGGGCACTGTCGCGTGGCGGGACAGCGGCGGTGTCCGGGACCCGCGCGAGGTCACGACGTGGGTGCTGCAGACGGTCTCGTTGCTCCCGGAGCGGTCCGTGCTCGACAACGTGATGCTCGGCGCCTTCCTGGACGGGGCAGGGCGCGCGGAGGCCCGCGGCCTCGCCGGGGAGGCGCTCGACTCGATGGGGCTCGCGAACCGCGCCGACGACCGCGCGTCGGTGCTGTCGGGTGGCGAGGCCCAGAGGGTGGCCATCGCGAGGGCGTTGGCCTCGGCAAGGCCGGTGCTGCTGGCGGACGAGCCGACGGGTCAGCTCGACTCGAGGACGACCGACCTGGTGCTCGACGCCATGTTCGCCGTGGCGGCACGCACGATCGTCCTCGTGACGCACGACGAGCGGGCGGCTCGCCGCTGCGACCGGGTGCTCCGGCTGGACGGTCGCCGGCCGTCGCCGCCGCCGGCATCATGA